In Rhizorhabdus phycosphaerae, the genomic stretch AAAAGGCGCTGCACGACAAGGGCCTCGCGACTGCGGTCGGCGACGAGGGCGGTTTTGCGCCGAACCTTGCCTCGGCGCCCGACGCACTCGACTTCATCATGCAGTCGATCGAGAAGGCCGGCTACAAGCCCGGCGAGGATGTCGTGCTCGCGCTCGACTGCGCCGCGACCGAGTTTTTCAAGAACGGCGTTTACGACTTCCATGGCGAGGGCGTGAAGCGGTCGCCCGAGGAGATGGCCGACTATCTCGCCGATCTCGTCGCCCGCTATCCGATCGTCTCGATCGAGGACGGCATGGGCGAGGATGACTTCGCGGGATGGAAGATCCTGACCGACAAGATCGGCAATCGCTGCCAGCTGGTCGGCGACGATCTGTTCGTGACCAACCCGAAGCGCCTGGCGCAGGGCATCAAGGATGGCCTCGCCAATTCGCTGCTGGTCAAGGTCAACCAGATCGGCACCCTGTCCGAAACGCTCGAGGCGGTCAGCCTCGCCCAGCGCGCCGGCTATACCGCCGTGATGTCGCACCGGTCGGGTGAGACCGAGGATTCGACGATCGCCGACTTGGCGGTTGCCACCAATTGCGGACAGATCAAGACCGGCAGCCTCGCGCGCTCGGACCGGTTGGCGAAGTACAACCAGCTGATCCGGATCGAGGAAGAGCTGGGCCCGGTGGCGGTCTATGCGGGCCGTTCGGCGATCAAGTCGCTCGGCTGAACGAACGCCGGCCACTACGGGCCATCACGTAGTTGTTGAGACGCCTTTCGGCTATAGCCTCGCCCGACCATTCCAAGAGAATGAATGGGCGAGGCTGGGCTAGATGGACATCGGACGCTTTCGCGGTCTGATAGCGATACAGGAGGCGATCGCACGCGAGGGCGGAAGTCTGTCTGCTGTTCTCGATGCGATCGTCTGCGAACTGTCGGTGATGCCGGTGGCAAACGGGGCGGTGATCGAACTGCTTGATGGCGACCAGCTCGTCTATGCGGCGGCAAGCGGGGCATCGGCCCATCTGGTCGGAATGCGGCTCTCGCTCAATTCGAGCCTTTCCGGCCTCAGCGTGCTGACAGGACAGCCGCAGCGCTGCGACGATTCCGAGACCGACCCGCGGGTGAACCGCCAAGCCTGTCGAAAAGTAGGTTTGCGGTCGATGATCGTCGTACCCATTCCCCATCGCGGAAGCATGGCCGGTACGCTGAAATATCATGCGCCGACGGTGGCGGCCTTCACCGAGGAAGACATGCTCGTCGCGCATCTTCTGGTCGGGCCGATCGCCGTCGGATTCAGCCGGATTGCGGAAGAAGACGCCAATCGTGCCCGCAAGGAGCTCCAGGACATCGTCAGTCTCAAGCAGCAGTTCGTTTCGACGGTCAGCCATGAACTGCGCACGCCGCTCACCTCGATCTCCGGAGCACTGGGCCTGCTCGCCAATGGGACGGCGGGGGAATTGCCCGACACGGCGTCGTCGCTGGTCGACGTCGCCGCGCGGAACGCGGGACGGCTGAAGCGTCTGGTCGACGATCTGCTCGATCTCGATCGCATGGATTCGGGCCAGCTCGAATATTGTTATGCGGATGCGGATGTCGGACTTCTGCTCCGTGACGTGGTGGCGCAGAACCTGCCTTATGCCTCTCAGGCGGAGGTGAAGCTGGGTCTGGATCTGCCGGCGGCGCCGGTCATGACCCGGACCGACCCGGACAGGCTGTTCCAGGCGGTCACCAACCTGGTCTCGAACGCCGCGAAATTCTCGCCCTCGGGGGAGGTCGTACGTGTGTCGCTGCGTGCGACCGATCGATCGGTCCTGATCCGGGTCAGCGACAACGGGCCCGGTATTCCCGAAGATTTCCGCGCGCGCCTTTTCGACCGGTTCGCCCAGTCTCCCCACACGCGCGGCCTGACGCGGCAGCCGGGGACAGGCCTGGGGCTTTCCATCGCCAAGGCGATCGTGACCCAGCTGGGCGGATCATTGCGGCTCGATGAGAGCCAGACCAGAGGGGCCGCTTTCGAGATCGAACTCCCCCTCGTTCCGTGCGCTGTCGGGGGCAGGGAGACGGTCTGAGCGCGGCCGGGGTGGCAATTGTCCGAGCGATCGCTTAACGGGGCCGCGATTCCCGATCACCGCAGCAGGACAGACCTCTCATGAAGACTCCCACGACGCCGGCCCCGGACCAGGTGAAGATCAGCCGCGCGCTGCTTTCGGTGTCCGACAAGAGCGGTCTGGTCGAACTCGGCCAGGCGCTGGCGGCATGGGGCGTGGAGCTCGTCTCGACCGGCGGCACCGCCAAGGCGCTGCGCGACGCGGGCCTCGAGGTCAAGGACGTGTCGGACATCACCGGCTTTCCGGAGATGATGGACGGCCGCGTCAAGACCCTGCACCCGATGGTCCATGGCGGGCTGCTGAGCGTTCGCGACGATCCAGAGCATGCCCGCGCCATGAGCGATCACGGCATCGGCGGCATCGATCTCGTCGTCGTCAATCTCTATCCTTTCGCCCAGACTGTCGCCAAGGGCGCCGGGCGCGACGAGATCATCGAGAATATCGACATCGGCGGTCCGTCGATGGTCCGCTCGGCTGCCAAGAACCATGCCTATGTCACGATCGCCACCGATCCGGCCGACTATGCCGAGATAATCGCGACCGGCGGTGTCACCAGCTTCGCGATGCGCAAGCGCTTCGCCGCCAAGGCGTTCGCGGCGACGGCGGCCTATGACGGAATGATCTCTTCCTGGTTCGCGGAAGTCGATCAGGGCGAGACGCTGCCCGCGACGATGTCCATCCCCGTTCGCCTGGCGGAGACGCTGCGCTATGGCGAGAACCCGCATCAGCAGGCGGCGCTCTATCTGCCCTTCGGCGGCGGCGCGCGCGGGATCGCGCAGGCGACCCAGATCCAGGGCAAGGAACTCAGCTACAACAATTACAACGATGCCGATGCGGCGCTGGAGCTGGTCAGCGAGTTCCGCGACGGCCCGCCGACCGTGGTGATCGTGAAGCATGCCAACCCCTGCGGCGTTGCCAGCGCCGATACGCTGATCGAGGCCTATGAAGCCGCGCTCGCCTGCGACAGCGTGTCGGCATTCGGCGGGATCATCGCGGTCAACCGTCCGCTCGACGGCAAGACCGCCGAGGCGATCAGCGGCATCTTCACGGAGGTCGTCGCGGCGCCCGATGCCGATGACGACGCCAAGGCGGTCTTCGCAAAGAAGAAGAACCTGCGTCTGCTGCTGACCGGCGAACTGCCCGATCCCGCGCGCGCCGGTTTGACCGTCAAGAGCATCGCCGGTGGCATGCTGGTCCAGTCGCGCGACAACGGTCGGATCACGCGCGATCAGCTGAAGGTCGTCACCAAGCGAGCTCCGACCGAGCAAGAGCTTACGGACTGCCTGTTCGCGTGGACCGTCGCGAAGCATGTGAAGTCGAACGCGATCGTCTATGCCAAGGGCGGCTCGACCGCTGGTGTCGGTGCCGGCCAGATGAACCGACTCGAATCCGCGCGGATCGCGGCGTGGAAGGCCAAGGATGCGGCCGAGAAGGCTGGTTGGTCGGCACCCCGTACCATCGGGTCGGCGGTCGCATCGGATGCGTTCTTCCCCTTCGCTGACGGATTGCTCGCCGCAGTTGAAGCCGGTGCTACGGCGGTCATCCAGCCGGGCGGCTCGATCCGCGACGCGGAGGTGATCGCGGCCGCCGACGAGGCGGGGCTCGCCATGGTCTTCACCGGGATGCGCCATTTCCGCCACTGACGCTTTGCCGATGGCATCGGTGATCGCGCCCTAAGCGGTTGACCCCTTGCGGTTCCCTGCCTTTAAGGGGGACGGGACAAGGGGAGGACGGACAGGATGGCGGATGCGGCAACGCGGCAAGGCGGGACGTTCGCACCGCTGCGTCATGTCCTGTTTCGCCGCGTCTGGACGTCCAGCGTCCTGTCCAACTTCGGTCAGCTCATTCAGAATGTCGGCGCGGCCTGGGCGATGACCAGACTGACCGGGCGGGCCGACATGGTTGCCCTGGTGCAGACGGCGACGTTCGCGCCGATCGTTCTGCTGTCTCTTCCGGCCGGAGCGATCGCCGACAGCTATGACCGGCGCAAGGTCGCGCTGGCAGCGCTGGGCATCATGCTGGGCGGCGCTGCGGGGCTGACGCTGG encodes the following:
- the eno gene encoding phosphopyruvate hydratase, whose translation is MTAIVDVHARQIIDSRGNPTVEVDVTLEDGSFGRAAVPSGASTGAYEAVEKRDGDKSRWLGKGVETAVEAVNGEIADAILGMEAEDQGEVDARMIELDGTANKGRLGANAILGASLAVARAAADARSLPLYRYVGGVSAQVLPVPMMNIINGGAHADNPIDFQEFMIMPVGADSLIEAVRCGSEIFHTLKKALHDKGLATAVGDEGGFAPNLASAPDALDFIMQSIEKAGYKPGEDVVLALDCAATEFFKNGVYDFHGEGVKRSPEEMADYLADLVARYPIVSIEDGMGEDDFAGWKILTDKIGNRCQLVGDDLFVTNPKRLAQGIKDGLANSLLVKVNQIGTLSETLEAVSLAQRAGYTAVMSHRSGETEDSTIADLAVATNCGQIKTGSLARSDRLAKYNQLIRIEEELGPVAVYAGRSAIKSLG
- a CDS encoding sensor histidine kinase, which produces MDIGRFRGLIAIQEAIAREGGSLSAVLDAIVCELSVMPVANGAVIELLDGDQLVYAAASGASAHLVGMRLSLNSSLSGLSVLTGQPQRCDDSETDPRVNRQACRKVGLRSMIVVPIPHRGSMAGTLKYHAPTVAAFTEEDMLVAHLLVGPIAVGFSRIAEEDANRARKELQDIVSLKQQFVSTVSHELRTPLTSISGALGLLANGTAGELPDTASSLVDVAARNAGRLKRLVDDLLDLDRMDSGQLEYCYADADVGLLLRDVVAQNLPYASQAEVKLGLDLPAAPVMTRTDPDRLFQAVTNLVSNAAKFSPSGEVVRVSLRATDRSVLIRVSDNGPGIPEDFRARLFDRFAQSPHTRGLTRQPGTGLGLSIAKAIVTQLGGSLRLDESQTRGAAFEIELPLVPCAVGGRETV
- the purH gene encoding bifunctional phosphoribosylaminoimidazolecarboxamide formyltransferase/IMP cyclohydrolase, with amino-acid sequence MKTPTTPAPDQVKISRALLSVSDKSGLVELGQALAAWGVELVSTGGTAKALRDAGLEVKDVSDITGFPEMMDGRVKTLHPMVHGGLLSVRDDPEHARAMSDHGIGGIDLVVVNLYPFAQTVAKGAGRDEIIENIDIGGPSMVRSAAKNHAYVTIATDPADYAEIIATGGVTSFAMRKRFAAKAFAATAAYDGMISSWFAEVDQGETLPATMSIPVRLAETLRYGENPHQQAALYLPFGGGARGIAQATQIQGKELSYNNYNDADAALELVSEFRDGPPTVVIVKHANPCGVASADTLIEAYEAALACDSVSAFGGIIAVNRPLDGKTAEAISGIFTEVVAAPDADDDAKAVFAKKKNLRLLLTGELPDPARAGLTVKSIAGGMLVQSRDNGRITRDQLKVVTKRAPTEQELTDCLFAWTVAKHVKSNAIVYAKGGSTAGVGAGQMNRLESARIAAWKAKDAAEKAGWSAPRTIGSAVASDAFFPFADGLLAAVEAGATAVIQPGGSIRDAEVIAAADEAGLAMVFTGMRHFRH